In Crinalium epipsammum PCC 9333, the genomic window TCCTGATGGGGTGTTGAGCAGCATTAAAGTGTATTCCCCATTAGAGTCATCGTAAGTCGCCTGCTGCACAGGATATTTACCATCACTCAAGGGAGTGGTTTGAGTCGATGTTGTTTTGAAATCACGATTTTGGGATTGTGTTGGGGTAGGAGAACCACACCCTAATGTAGTCAAACACAAAGCCAAAGACATGAGAATTATTGTTAATTTACGCCACATAAACATGGGAAAAATTGTGATAATTACCTGGATAGCATTTTAGCGAATATCTATATAGCTATTCGCGTAATTTATTGATGGGAAATCCATACTTGACTGTTGCCTAATACTCTACTATCAAGCAACAGTCAAGCTGTTCACTTATAACACGCTTTTAAAGCGGAATTAGTTCTGGAAAATTTGTTAAGAGTTGATCGTTGGTCAGTTCATCCCCAAATTGTGCTGGAGAATAATGAACTTGAATTGCTCGTAGTCTTCTTTGATAATGTAAATTAATTAATGCTTTCAGACCAGCTTTGAAGGCAGGGATGTTTGATAAATCAGTTTCCAATTTAGGTTCTTCACCTTCTGCCGCTACCGTAATCATTACAACCAAGTTGCGTGTTATCGGTAAAGATAAAAGCTGGTCTTGCTCGGAACCCGCTTCACTGGAAAAAGGTTCACTCAGGTATCTTTGTGCGGAATCAGTAAATAATTCATTTACATAATCTCCAGCTTCACCCTCCTTCCAGAAAACATCACCTTCATTAGCAGCCGATTGCCAGTAGGTATCGTATTGTAATAAGTTTTCACAAATCTCAACCAGTCCTTCTCCGAGAATGTTTAGATCTCCATCGGATTCGACTGCTTCCCTAGCAGCACGATTGAGAACACCCAATAGAGGAGCAACTTCTGCACCTGCTAAATGGAGAAACAAACGAGCGACTACGAATCGAGTTTTGCCACTAAGCTGATTGAATCGATCGCCCCAAGAACTCATAACTATCCTTAAATGTCAATAATATCAATCATCACAATAGTTTAAATTAAATGCAGTACATTGGTCATCGGTCATTGGTAATCGTTAATTGTCGATCGCACCACTGTAAAATTCGATTCCAAGCCCACCAAGGATCGGGATCTCCAGCAAGTTGTTGGCTACCTTTGCTACTAATATAACCAACATGACCGCCATAACGGGTTAGCAATAAATCTATGTTACGGTTGTCAGCAGCAGCTAATTGCAAGTCTGCCACAATACTTGGGTCAAACATTGGGTCATCGATCGCATATAAAATCAAGGTTGGTTTATTTAAGTGAGGCAAGATGTGTAACCCGCTACTAGCCTCGTAATATGCCTCTACAGATGGAAAACCCAGCCGTTTTATTACCAATTCGTGATCAAAGCCCCAAATACTATTAGCACGTTCAATTGCTGCTGGATCTATTTCTGTTGGGTGATACTCATAAATGCGCCAAGCCAGTTTGATCAATTCTCGTGTAATTGCTTGTTCCAAATGCCTCCCGAAGCGATCGCGCACTAAATAAGACAAAGAACGAGTAGAATCAAGACTCGGACAAATAACCGCCGCACCACCAATATCATCAGAGTGCAACCCTAGCTGATTACCATCTCTTGTTAGTTCGTGAGCAGCTTTAACCGCCCATAGTGCTAATTGTCCACCCAAAGAATACCCCGTAAACCAAAATGGTGCAGGGCAACCCATTGTTTTAGCAACAGAGGCAATGCGAACGAAGTCTTCTCCCTCGTACAACCCATCTGAAGTTAAGCTTGGAGATAATTCTACTGTCTTACCGTGCGCCCTCCAGTCAAATAAAACCACTGCATAACCTTGGGCAAAAGCTTTACGCCCTAGTATCCTGAGAAACCATTGATTATCTAAAGAACCTGTAATTCCATAAGTACCAACAATTGTGCCTTTAGGGTTTTCTGGGATAGCAACAATACCAAAAATCGGCACTCCTCCAGCACCAGTAAAAACTCTCTCCTGGTAAACTGGCTCTTGCTCTAATATAGTTTTTTCCCAGGTACGACTCGCTGATAAAGCCGTGTAAAGAGTCATTGCCATACCGTTGCGGAGAAACAACGGTGGAGTGTATTTAGGATCAGGCATAAATTTTAGATATACAAACAGTAACCACGAGCGCGCGATCGCTCACTCTGGTAAATCATTATTACACCAGCAGAAATAACCCAAGACCGTAACAAAATCAGTAACATTCTTTGCCTATCTTAAGAAAGAATTTATAATCCTTCGTATAATCTGTACAGGAATCTTTATTTTTACATCAAGATTCTTATTTAACTTTTACAAAACTGTACCTTAGCTAAAAGTTTTAACTAATGCCTCGGATACTTGTTATTGATGATGACGCGGCGATCGCAGAATTAGTCGCTATAAATTTGGAAATGGCTGGTTACGATGTTATTCAGGCATCAGACGGTATTAAAGGTCAGGCATTGGCTATGCAAATTGTGCCAGATTTAATTATGCTTGACCTCATGTTGCCCAATGTAGATGGTTTTACCGTTTGCCAGCGTCTACGTCGGGATGAGCGTACAGCCGATATTCCGGTGCTAATGTTAACGGCTTTGGGTCAAACTCAAGATAAAGTAGAAGGTTTTAATGCTGGTGCAGATGATTACCTCACCAAACCCTTTGAAGTTGAAGAAATGTTAGCGCGGGTGCGAGCTTTATTGCGACGAACAGATCGTATCCCCCAAGCAGCTAAACACGCAGAAATTTTAAGTTACGGGTCATTAACCCTTGTACCAGAAAGATTTGAAGCCATTTGGTTTAATCAAACAGTTAAACTCACCCATTTAGAATTTGAGCTTTTGCACTGTTTATTACAGCGACATGGACAGACAGTTTCTCCTAGTGAAATTCTGAGAGAAGTTTGGGGGTACGATCCAGATGATGATATTGAAACTATTCGCGTCCATGTTAGACACTTAAGAACAAAATTAGAACCCGATCCTCGTCACCCTCAATACATCAAGACGGTTTATGGTGCAGGTTACTGCCTAGAGATACCAAGTATACAAAACGCGACAAATGCTGGCTCTTCTGTGATTGAACGCTTTTAAGTTGGTTTGTACATGCAATTCCTTGTAAGTTGATTTTACGCAAGTCAGTGCCAGTTCGATGCGATCGCCTTCAAATAACCTGACATGGAGAATATAAAAATGTAGGTTTAAACAATAACAAAAAGCCGACATTTCGTCGGCTTTAAATTTGAATCAGTAAATCACCTAGTTTTTAAACTAGAAGTACTAAGGAGCTAGTGCATTTCCGCGCAGCAAACTAGCAATTGTCTTAGCAGTAATCTTCATTTGTACTAAGGGATTTGCTGGAACTACCGTTTTATAAAGATAGCTATCGAATGTCAACCTTTGTACGTCGCGGTCAGCACACATTTCTACAAATGCTTCACGGGTAGCATCTGAGCGATAGAAAACACTTTGCAAAATGTCTAACACTTTATATGTCAGACCATACTTTTTATCCCAACGCTTTAAGTAAAGCTTGAGATCGTTTTCTGTAGGAATCTTTTGACCACTTTGGGACACTTCCACAATGGTTTCTGCACACATCCGACCAGATTTAGCCGCAAAGTAAATACCTTCGCCAGAAGACTTGGTAACGTAACCTGCTGCATCTCCTACCAAAGCGACTCTACCAACTACACGGCGGGGTCTGGGATGTTCAGGGATGGGATGAGCTTCTACTTTAATAATCTCGCCACCTGCAAGTTTTTTGGCAGCACGGGCGCGAATACCTGCTTGCAGATTTTTAATATCGGCTTTGTGTACCTTCATAGTACCAGTGCCAACGGCAACGTGGTCGTATTTAGGGAAAACCCAGGCATAGAAGTCTGTGGAGACATCGTTGCCGACGTACATTTCTGCCAAATCGTGGTAGTAAGCCATTTTATCTTCTGGCAGGCGAATTCGCTCTTGGAAAGCGATCGCATAATTATAATCACCAGCGTCAATAGCCTTAGCTACACGAGAATTCGCCCCATCCGCCCCAATAATTAAATCAACTTTCAGGGTTTTAGCTGTTCCTTCCAAGCTGCCATTTGAGTGATCGGCATAGTGGAGGGTATAGGCATCAGTGTTGTTACCGGGAATATCTATTTTATGAACAGTGCCATTGATCAACTTAGCACCTAATTTAGCTGCGCGATCGCGTAGGAAGCCATCCAGCACTTCCCGACGGCACATCCCAATATATTCTTCTTTTTTCTCTATATTTATATCAACTTCAACATTAGATGGCGAGATCATCTTCATTTTTCTCACCTGCCGATCAATAATTTGCGGCGGTAAGTCAAACTCGCTGACCATACACAACGGAATTGCACCGCCACAGGGTTTAGCATTGTCAAGCTTGCGCTCAAACAAGTAAGTTTCAATCCCAGCTTTAGCAAGCGTTTCAGCCGCAGAGGAACCAGCCGGACCTGAGCCAACAACAGCAACCCTTAGTACCAAAGTTCTTCTCCCAATCACTTACGGTTACAAGGTGTGATGTTAACACGGACTTTTGCCTTCGTTGCTATCAGACTTTGTACTTTTGGCATAAATGAAACACAGCTTAACAAATCGCTTAATATTTAAGTCAGCCTGGAGCAACCAGAAATTGCTGTGTAAGTATCAAAGCAATTAAATTATTTACACTATCCGATATATAGAAAAAACTCCATCAATTTAGCTAACCGCGCTTTAAACTACAGTAAATACATCTATTAACCGGAGTTTAGAGTTATGATAACTTGCTAGCTCTCTACCTTAGCAATGAAATCACCATAGCTGAATTCAAACAGGTGTTTGGTCTATTAATGTTAATTAACTAGGAAGTCTTGAGGTAAATATAGTGGGCATTATTGTTGAAAACGTATCTAAGCAGTTTGGTAGTTTTAAGGCTGTTGACGAAGTTAACATCCAAATTGAATCAGGTTCATTGGTAGCTTTGCTTGGACCTTCAGGTTCTGGGAAGTCTACCCTGTTACGATTAATTGCAGGTTTAGAAATGCCCGATACAGGGAAAATCTGGCTGACTGGTAAAGATGCAACCTATCAGAGTGTACAAGAACGCAATATTGGATTTGTGTTTCAGCACTATGCTTTGTTTAAGCACCTGACTGTACGCCAGAATATTGCCTTTGGCTTAGATATTCGCAAGGCATCAAAAGCTAAAATTAAGGGGCGGGTAGAAGAACTGTTAGAGTTAGTACAGTTGGGTGGACTAGGCGATCGCTATCCTTCTCAACTATCTGGAGGTCAAAGACAGCGTGTAGCACTAGCAAGATCCTTAGCAGTTGAACCTCAAGTTTTGCTACTTGATGAACCTTTTGGCGCACTAGATGCGAAAGTTCGCAAAGATTTACGTGCCTGGTTAAGAAGACTTCACGATGAAGTTCATGTCACAACAGTATTTGTTACCCACGATCAGGAAGAGGCAATGGAAGTCTCAGATAAAATCGTGGTAATGAATAAAGGCAAGGTGGAACAAATTGGTACACCAGCAGAAATATACGATCACCCAGCCTCAGCCTTTGTGATGAGTTTTATTGGACCTGTGAACGTTTTGCCCAGTACATCGCATATTTTCCAAGGTAATGGGTTTGAGTCGGCACATCCTGAGATGTATCTGCGCCCCCAGGATGTTTTAATCCAAACCCAGCAAAATGGCACAACTGTACCTGCCACAGTTAGCCGTTTAATTCATTTAGGCTGGGAAGTTCAGGCAGAATTAACCTTAGATGATGGTCAGGTGCTAATGGTGCATTTAACTAGAGAACGTTTTGATGAGTTGAATATAAAAGCACAACAAAGGGTATTTGTCAAACCAAAAGATGCTAAATCTTTTCCACTGTACTATTCAATTTAGCGCGTATACCCTAACTGCGATCGCGAAGCTAGGTTAGGGTAATTAGCAATTAACAATGACCGACTACAATTTTAAGTTTAATTATGCACATCTATTTAAGACCAATCAGTTTTTTATAAAATCTGCCGCTATAATCAATCAATTTTTTGTTAGGGTAATTTGGCGCACATGATCTAAGTTGTATTTGTAGATACCCAAGGGAACATTCTTGTGTATATTTCCTACTTTGTGCTTAAGTTAAGAAGCTATTAACAGGTTGTCCTAAATTTATGAAACGATGGCGTTGGCTAAACGTGCTTACAGTAAATTCGCTCGCTAAATTCCTTGGTTTATTCTCTCTGTGTTTGTTGCTAGTAGTCGGTTGTGATAAGGTAAATACCGCTAAACCCGATAGTACAGGTGGTGGAAGCGGTCGCATCACTATTGGCACAACAGCCAAGCCACGTACAATGGACCCTGCTGATGCTTACGAATTAGCTGCACTCAATGTTATCTACAACATGAGTGATAGCCTCTATACCTATGAAACCGGAACCACTAACCTTAAACCGCAACTAGCTACAGCATTGCCTAAAGTCAGTGCAGACGGTTTAACATACACGATTCCACTGCAAAAAAATGTTGTTTTTCACGATGACACTCCTTTCAACGCTAAAGCAATGGAGTTTTCTCTCAAACGCTTTATCGAAAACAAAGGTAAGCCATCATTTCTCCTATCTGACACAGTTGAATCTGTCAAAGCTACTAAAGAAGATGAATTAACAATCAAGCTCAAAAAGCCGTTTGCAGCATTTCCTTCCTTACTAGCTTTTTCTGGTGCTGTTGCTGTTTCACCCAAAGCTTATCAAATAGGTGCTGGAAAATTTCAACCAAACCAATTTATCGGTACAGGTCCTTACAAATTAGTACAATTTCGCAGTGACTCCATCAAGCTAGATGTGTTTGATAAATACTGGGGAGAAAAACCAGTTAATAAGGGCATTGATATTCAGGTATATACTAGCCCAGCGAATTTGTATAGTGGCTTTAATACTGGTGTAGTTGATGTTACTCACCTCACCCTTGATCCCGACCAAATTAAAAGCTTAAAACAAGGTGCGCCTAACGGCGGTTGGCAAGCTATCGAATCTCAAGGAACAGCAGTTAGTTATTTAGGTCTGAACTTAAAGCAAAAGCCTTTAGATAAGCCAGAAGTCAGACAAGCGATCGCTGCTATGATTGACAGAGCATTACTAAATGAGCGAGTACTTCAAGGTCAGGCAGAACCTCTTTATAGTTTAGTGCCAACTAGCTTTGATGTTTACAAACCTGTATTCAAAGACCAGTACGGTGATGCCAATATTGACAAAGCCAAACAGTTATTGCAACAAGCTGGTTTTTCTCAATCTAATCCAGTCAAGCTAGAAATATGGTATCCCTCTGCTTCAACTACTAGAGGTTTAGTTGCCACCACTCTTAAAGCTTATGCAGATCAAAAATTGGATGGTATGCTGCAATTTGATATCAAAACTGTAGAATCAGCAAGTTTCTTTAAAAATGTTGGTAAGGGTGTCTATCCTACTTTCCTGCTAGATTGGTATCCAGACTTTTTAGATGCTGACAACTACGTGCAGCCTTTTACTGAATGTACTACTGGTTCAGTTGCTAAAGGTTGTGAAGAAGGTGGCAGTCAAACCCAAGGCTCGTTTTACTATAATGAACGGGTTAATACACTGATTGATCAAGAGCGTAAAGAGCTAAAACCAGAAGCCCGCAAAGCTATCTTTGGTGAATTGCAAGAAATACTTGCTAAAGATGTTCCTTACATTCCTCTTTGGCAAACCAAAGACAATATCTTTGCCAAAAAAGGTATTTCAGGCGCAGCTATAAATCCTACCCAAACTTTACCGTTTTGGACAATTAAGAGAAGTTAGGACTAAAAACTTAGAGCCTAGCTAATCAAATTGGCATACGATACCGAAAGTTTCTGTTTATTCACCCGATTTAGGGTGATATACAGAAACTTTCCACCTAATAAATAATTCTGTCACGGTACGCAGTTTAACAGGAGCGTAGGAACGAATCAAAGTACTTGCAAGGCAAAACTTTAAAAAGCAATATGCAATACGTCCTCATCATTCACGAAGTTGAAGATTATGCAGCATGGAAAAAAGTTTTTGACAATGCAACGCAAATCCGAAAGGAAGCCGGAGAAATCAGTTATCAACTGCTCAAGTTTGATACCGATGCCAACAACATCGTGCATTTTTCGCGCTGGAGTTCTCTGCAAAACGCCAAAAATTTCTTCGAGTCCGAGCGATTGGTAGAAATACGCAAAAAAGCTGGTGTCAAAGCGCCTACATTCATCTATTTGGACGAAATCGAAAACGGCATCCTCTAACCTATCGGGTTCATTTTGAAATTTACCCGTTTAAAAAATAAACAGGAGGCTGATATATTAATTAACAATTAACAATTAACCTCTCCTTTTGCGCTGTTGCCTCATCATAGATAACTTCTTTACTCAATCTTAAGTAATCATTCCTAAATATAAAAATGTCTCGTTCCAAAGCACTGCAATATTACATCACCACTCGTCTGCTATTGGCTCCTCTGATGTTATGGACAATCACCACTTTGGTGTTTTTACTGCTCAGAGCAACCCCTGGAGACCTTGTTGATGCCATCTTAGGCGAGCGCGCACCAGAATGGGCAAAGGCTGAATTACGCCAGCAATTGGGGCTAAACAAGCCTCCAATAGAGCAATACTTAAATTATTTAGGAGGTTTACTACGTCTAGATTTAGGTGAGTCTCTCACCAGTCGTGGACAATCGGTATGGGAGATTATTCAGCAATACTTTCCAGCAACGGTCGAGTTAGCCGTTTATAGTTTAGCGATCGCATTTATTGTTGGTGTGGTAATGGGAAGTATTTCTGCATCAAAACCTGGAACTTTTATAGATGCTGCCGGACGTTTGTTTAG contains:
- a CDS encoding DUF1517 domain-containing protein, which codes for MSSWGDRFNQLSGKTRFVVARLFLHLAGAEVAPLLGVLNRAAREAVESDGDLNILGEGLVEICENLLQYDTYWQSAANEGDVFWKEGEAGDYVNELFTDSAQRYLSEPFSSEAGSEQDQLLSLPITRNLVVMITVAAEGEEPKLETDLSNIPAFKAGLKALINLHYQRRLRAIQVHYSPAQFGDELTNDQLLTNFPELIPL
- a CDS encoding YheT family hydrolase; amino-acid sequence: MPDPKYTPPLFLRNGMAMTLYTALSASRTWEKTILEQEPVYQERVFTGAGGVPIFGIVAIPENPKGTIVGTYGITGSLDNQWFLRILGRKAFAQGYAVVLFDWRAHGKTVELSPSLTSDGLYEGEDFVRIASVAKTMGCPAPFWFTGYSLGGQLALWAVKAAHELTRDGNQLGLHSDDIGGAAVICPSLDSTRSLSYLVRDRFGRHLEQAITRELIKLAWRIYEYHPTEIDPAAIERANSIWGFDHELVIKRLGFPSVEAYYEASSGLHILPHLNKPTLILYAIDDPMFDPSIVADLQLAAADNRNIDLLLTRYGGHVGYISSKGSQQLAGDPDPWWAWNRILQWCDRQLTITNDR
- a CDS encoding response regulator transcription factor; protein product: MPRILVIDDDAAIAELVAINLEMAGYDVIQASDGIKGQALAMQIVPDLIMLDLMLPNVDGFTVCQRLRRDERTADIPVLMLTALGQTQDKVEGFNAGADDYLTKPFEVEEMLARVRALLRRTDRIPQAAKHAEILSYGSLTLVPERFEAIWFNQTVKLTHLEFELLHCLLQRHGQTVSPSEILREVWGYDPDDDIETIRVHVRHLRTKLEPDPRHPQYIKTVYGAGYCLEIPSIQNATNAGSSVIERF
- the chlP gene encoding geranylgeranyl reductase; protein product: MVLRVAVVGSGPAGSSAAETLAKAGIETYLFERKLDNAKPCGGAIPLCMVSEFDLPPQIIDRQVRKMKMISPSNVEVDINIEKKEEYIGMCRREVLDGFLRDRAAKLGAKLINGTVHKIDIPGNNTDAYTLHYADHSNGSLEGTAKTLKVDLIIGADGANSRVAKAIDAGDYNYAIAFQERIRLPEDKMAYYHDLAEMYVGNDVSTDFYAWVFPKYDHVAVGTGTMKVHKADIKNLQAGIRARAAKKLAGGEIIKVEAHPIPEHPRPRRVVGRVALVGDAAGYVTKSSGEGIYFAAKSGRMCAETIVEVSQSGQKIPTENDLKLYLKRWDKKYGLTYKVLDILQSVFYRSDATREAFVEMCADRDVQRLTFDSYLYKTVVPANPLVQMKITAKTIASLLRGNALAP
- a CDS encoding sulfate/molybdate ABC transporter ATP-binding protein, producing MGIIVENVSKQFGSFKAVDEVNIQIESGSLVALLGPSGSGKSTLLRLIAGLEMPDTGKIWLTGKDATYQSVQERNIGFVFQHYALFKHLTVRQNIAFGLDIRKASKAKIKGRVEELLELVQLGGLGDRYPSQLSGGQRQRVALARSLAVEPQVLLLDEPFGALDAKVRKDLRAWLRRLHDEVHVTTVFVTHDQEEAMEVSDKIVVMNKGKVEQIGTPAEIYDHPASAFVMSFIGPVNVLPSTSHIFQGNGFESAHPEMYLRPQDVLIQTQQNGTTVPATVSRLIHLGWEVQAELTLDDGQVLMVHLTRERFDELNIKAQQRVFVKPKDAKSFPLYYSI
- a CDS encoding ABC transporter substrate-binding protein, whose protein sequence is MKRWRWLNVLTVNSLAKFLGLFSLCLLLVVGCDKVNTAKPDSTGGGSGRITIGTTAKPRTMDPADAYELAALNVIYNMSDSLYTYETGTTNLKPQLATALPKVSADGLTYTIPLQKNVVFHDDTPFNAKAMEFSLKRFIENKGKPSFLLSDTVESVKATKEDELTIKLKKPFAAFPSLLAFSGAVAVSPKAYQIGAGKFQPNQFIGTGPYKLVQFRSDSIKLDVFDKYWGEKPVNKGIDIQVYTSPANLYSGFNTGVVDVTHLTLDPDQIKSLKQGAPNGGWQAIESQGTAVSYLGLNLKQKPLDKPEVRQAIAAMIDRALLNERVLQGQAEPLYSLVPTSFDVYKPVFKDQYGDANIDKAKQLLQQAGFSQSNPVKLEIWYPSASTTRGLVATTLKAYADQKLDGMLQFDIKTVESASFFKNVGKGVYPTFLLDWYPDFLDADNYVQPFTECTTGSVAKGCEEGGSQTQGSFYYNERVNTLIDQERKELKPEARKAIFGELQEILAKDVPYIPLWQTKDNIFAKKGISGAAINPTQTLPFWTIKRS
- a CDS encoding antibiotic biosynthesis monooxygenase — encoded protein: MQYVLIIHEVEDYAAWKKVFDNATQIRKEAGEISYQLLKFDTDANNIVHFSRWSSLQNAKNFFESERLVEIRKKAGVKAPTFIYLDEIENGIL